Within Sphingobium aromaticiconvertens, the genomic segment CATTATCGAAAGGATGCAGAAATAGTCCTGCGAAAGTGCGAAAAGTCATAAATGACGCATTGCAGCAGGCGGCGCTTCGGATATTGAGCGGTTATGCGTAGATTACCGCCCCTAACGGCCCTTGAGGCCTTTGTGCAGGTTGCGCGCCTGGGATCCGTGAAGGCCGCGGCGGAGGAGCTTGCGCTCTCGACTCCGGCGCTCAGCCGCCGGGTACAGGCGCTGGAGCGCTTCATCGGTCGCCCGCTTTTCGACCGCAAGCATCAGGCGCTGGAGATCAATACCGACGGTCAGCGCCTGCTGGAGGACATGGCTCCAGCACTGGATGCGATGAGTCAAGCGCTGGAAAATATCCAGAGCGGCGGCAACCAGTTGCGCTTGCGTCTGGCGGTGATGCCGTTGTTCGCGACTCAGCGACTATTCCCGCATCTGGGAACGCTGCGCCAGTTGCATCCCCAATTGCATATCGACATCGAGACCACGCCTCATGCGGTCGCGCGGCTGGGTGAGGGGCTGGACGCGGCAATCGTACTGGCCAAGGATATCGACCCAGCGCTCTACGTCCATGAACTGGACCATGAGGAAGTCTATCTGATCGGTCGTCGCGGCCTGAGCGAAGGCCCCGATGCGCTGAAAAGCCCGGAAGAGCTGAGCCGCCACACGATCCTGCTCCATCGTGACATGAATCTGGCCTTTGACGCGTGGAAGGAAGCGGTCGGCTTGCCCGACCTGCAACCCGCCGCCATCGACAATTATGATTCGGGGCAGTTGATGCTGGAGGCCGCCGCGCAGGGGCTGGGCGTCGCCGTCATGCACACCAGCCATTTCACACAGTCGGGCGACGAGCGGCTGGCGCGCCTGTTCCCCACCCATGTCGAAAGTCCCTATCGCTATTTCTTCGTCTGCCGCCCCCGCGCGCTCCAGACGCGCGCAGTACGGCTGTTCCGCGACTGGCTGGTGGCTGCGGACATCTGACATCCGTGCGCACGCCGATTGCCTGCACGACAGAATCTTTTGCACGCCCTTAACCCTGTTCCTGTCCGGTCGTATTCAAGCGCATGACAGGCACCTCTTCTTCTGCTTCTTCTGCGAGCGCGCAGCATGGACTGACCGACCGCTTGACGCGGTGGGCCAGAGGCTTTTCCGGCAAGATCGAGGACGTCGCGGAGGCAGACGAGGAGCAAGTGCCCCCCTCTCGCGTCGACAATGCAGGCCTCAACCGTGAGATCAACCGACGGCGCAAGCTGTATCAAGAGATTGGCGATTTCCTGTTCGCCCATGATCTGGACCTGACACCGCTCAATTTCGGCGTCGCGCACGATTATCTGACCGGCGCCAATATCGGCGTGGAAAAGGCGATCCGGGCGGTATTGATGGAGCGGGGCAAGATCACCAACGGCTGGGTCGAAACGCTCACGACCGAACAACGCTCCGATGAAGTAACCCCTGAATCGCTGGCGACCATGCTCGACAAGGTCGAGGAAAATCTGTCGCACTTCACCGGCCTGGTGCAGGAATCGCGCGATTCGGCGAAAGACTATGGTGCTGCCCTGCAAGAGCAGGCCAAGGATCTGGCCAGCACCCATGATAGCGAACCTATATTG encodes:
- a CDS encoding LysR substrate-binding domain-containing protein yields the protein MRRLPPLTALEAFVQVARLGSVKAAAEELALSTPALSRRVQALERFIGRPLFDRKHQALEINTDGQRLLEDMAPALDAMSQALENIQSGGNQLRLRLAVMPLFATQRLFPHLGTLRQLHPQLHIDIETTPHAVARLGEGLDAAIVLAKDIDPALYVHELDHEEVYLIGRRGLSEGPDALKSPEELSRHTILLHRDMNLAFDAWKEAVGLPDLQPAAIDNYDSGQLMLEAAAQGLGVAVMHTSHFTQSGDERLARLFPTHVESPYRYFFVCRPRALQTRAVRLFRDWLVAADI